One part of the Esox lucius isolate fEsoLuc1 chromosome 10, fEsoLuc1.pri, whole genome shotgun sequence genome encodes these proteins:
- the LOC105012662 gene encoding zinc finger protein 516, with protein sequence MESDPKVEREDQGEADGVRSDTEEEAETAGHACALCGRSFPLLSSLSQHMRRHTGEKPYKCPYCDHRVAQKGSLKAHIRSHKLGLLSQSLGKREGEEGSGSEKRQRAEEDPEQVDSPASEPAGGSAAKKPKFNGKAKKRSVKKKSDDAVNRCDREEQPQTTAEYDSTLETARGVGEGNAEAAEGSFPCGSCSQVFPRAQLLKAHMKKHRGSLDHGCRICGRRFRQAWFLQSHMRIHRTKAQLRGGGCGESPGSQATVNGVPQDPASLANDGCLYELCAGCGNFFYDRKTLRLHERVHKQTHTPSKQSHAIGKSPQADPDGGSQSPAAKRRFLECLNLRAAGAREAATEGSLGRRIPELDPVCSYQAWQLVTRGRVAEVTEKGCKETLAGDELALDQENGEHVPLRQEKRTKQLDSSQSKKKKGPLDAIVNGGGGDISYQEGDKRNGCTLLNGLSPETLEILQKKKVRESNQSSKQSTKSNSASQLSTASPEDFLSASFMKTNTIRHSSYGDTKPYVCEHCDFHTSDPSSFTFHMHKQHKDVRDAHRPLLEDPGHGSPHTSGYMEYLRLKSTSLSRPYWNPNVGPPVQERAALRGRSEKSRSLKVKGQSSQDAAVNVNLLNLSAPPEGQEEDGGVNPVAESSEGALVRHQCPFCAHTTHYPEVLWIHQRLSHRVDSGSSLAPKWAPHVNGLKCPKAAGRRTGPPPFLEGKDCPALPVPRGQRTQPPCSLATQPPAGGAKRPKIHTATKTTRAQSNTSQDMGLGSARSPQGGGKSLLPQKKKLNRPSHAVGNESPRIKTEALPKTAAATTLASASVRGFSQQSSAPKSRSHQRTGAVGSLLPQEGLGFILARNHGRADYPLHRTPDRTHLHQPLPRDPPASPKGHDLWSVMNMFGGPGSSGYLAPTNVLGHGKKDSTAGDCRDTPMDIDILGLLKNYKPQDLAALYQHWGFVDPRLDQQATLQYNRHFGNEVHSSTEASKQASGCSPASTTSLRKGT encoded by the exons ATGGAGTCGGACCCTAAGGTGGAGCGTGAGGATCAGGGCGAGGCTGACGGTGTCAGAAGTGACACGGAGGAGGAGGCTGAGACTGCCGGCCACGCCTGTGCCCTCTGTGGGCGGAGCTTCCCCCTTCTGAGCTCGCTGTCCCAGCACATGCGCCGACACACCGGAGAGAAGCCCTACAAGTGCCCCTACTGCGACCACCGGGTGGCCCAGAAGGGCAGCCTGAAGGCTCACATCCGCAGCCACAAGCTAGGCCTGCTCAGCCAGAGCCTCGGCaagagggaaggggaggagggaagTGGGAGTGAGAAGCGACAACGTGCAGAAGAGGATCCCGAGCAAGTGGACAGTCCAGCCAGCGAACCGGCCGGCGGCTCCGCAGCCAAGAAGCCCAAATTCAATGGCAAAGCCAAAAAGAGGAGCGTGAAGAAGAAAAGCGATGACGCGGTAAACCGGTGTGACAGGGAGGAACAGCCGCAAACCACGGCTGAGTATGACTCAACGCTGGAGACGGCCAGGGGAGTGGGCGAAGGGAACGCGGAGGCCGCGGAAGGCTCCTTCCCTTGCGGCTCCTGCAGCCAGGTCTTCCCCCGGGCCCAGCTCTTAAAAGCCCACATGAAGAAGCACCGCGGCTCCCTGGACCACGGCTGCCGCATCTGCGGCCGGCGCTTCCGccaagcctggttcctccagAGCCACATGCGGATCCACAGGACCAAGGCCCAGCTGCGGGGCGGCGGCTGCGGCGAAAGCCCCGGGTCCCAGGCCACCGTCAACGGGGTCCCCCAGGACCCGGCGTCCCTGGCGAATGACGGCTGTCTCTACGAGCTGTGTGCCGGCTGCGGCAACTTCTTCTATGACCGCAAGACCCTCCGGCTGCATGAGAGGGTCCACAAACAGACTCATACCCCCAGCAAGCAGAGCCACGCCATCGGCAAGTCGCCGCAGGCCGACCCCGACGGCGGCTCGCAGTCACCCGCTGCCAAGAGGCGATTCCTGGAATGCCTGAACCTCAGGGCGGCCGGGGCTAGAGAGGCAGCCACGGAGGGGAGTCTCGGGCGACGGATCCCCGAGCTGGACCCGGTGTGCAGTTACCAGGCCTGGCAGTTGGTCACGAGAGGGCGCGTGGCGGAGGTGACGGAGAAAGGTTGTAAGGAGACGCTGGCGGGCGACGAGCTGGCGTTGGACCAGGAGAACGGCGAGCACGTGCCGCTGAGACAGGAGAAACGTACGAAGCAGCTGGACTCTTCCCAAAGCAAGAAGAAGAAAGGTCCTCTGGACGCTATTGTTAATGGTGGCGGTGGTGATATCTCCTATCAGGAGGGTGACAAGAGAAATGGCTGCACCCTGTTGAATGGGCTCAGCCCAGAGACTTTAGAGATACTGCAGAAAAAGAAGGTGAGAGAAAGTAATCAGTCCAGCAAACAGTCAACCAAATCAAACTCTGCTAGTCAGCTCAGCACAGCAAGTCCAGAAGAttttctgtctgcctctttTATGAAGACCAATACTATCAGACACTCAAGCTATGGAG ATACCAAGCCATACGTATGTGAGCACTGTGACTTCCACACCAGTGACCCCTCATCCTTCACATTCCATATGCACAAGCAGCACAAGGATGTCAGGGATGCACATCGCCCCCTACTGGAAGACCCAGGCCATGGCTCTCCCCACACCTCAGGCTACATGGAATACCTCCGGCTGAAGAGCACGTCGCTCAGTCGGCCCTACTGGAATCCCAACGTCGGTCCTCCAGTCCAGGAGAGGGCGGCGTTGAGGGGCCGCTCAGAGAAATCAAGGAGCTTAAAAGTGAAAGGTCAATCCTCTCAGGATGCCGCCGTCAACGTCAACCTCCTCAACCTATCGGCCCCACCAGAGGGCCAGGAGGAGGACGGCGGCGTGAACCCTGTGGCAGAATCGTCCGAGGGCGCGCTAGTCAGACACCAGTGTCCGTTTTGTGCCCACACCACCCACTACCCGGAGGTGCTGTGGATCCACCAGCGGTTATCCCACAGAGTGGACAGCGGCAGCTCCCTGGCCCCCAAGTGGGCCCCCCACGTCAACGGCTTGAAATGCCCCAAGGCTGCCGGGCGACGTACGGGTCCCCCGCCCTTTCTGGAAGGCAAGGACTGCCCGGCCCTCCCGGTTCCCCGCGGCCAGCGCACACAACCTCCGTGCTCCCTTGCCACACAACCACCAGCTGGTGGTGCCAAGCGGCCAAAGATCCACACAGCCACCAAAACGACCAGAGCCCAGTCCAACACCAGCCAGGACATGGGACTCGGCTCCGCAAGGTCACCTCAGGGTGGCGGGAAGTCCCTCCTACCTCAAAAGAAGAAGTTGAACCGACCGAGCCATGCGGTGGGAAATGAGAGCCCCCGGATTAAAACGGAAGCCCTCCCCAAAACTGCTGCGGCTACCACTCTCGCCTCGGCCAGCGTCCGAGGCTTCTCCCAGCAGTCTAGTGCCCCCAAGTCCAGAAGCCATCAACGGACGGGTGCAGTAGGGAGCCTCCTTCCGCAAGAAGGCCTCGGCTTTATTTTGGCCCGGAACCATGGCAGGGCCGACTACCCACTTCATAGGACACCAGACAGAACTCACCTTCACCAGCCCCTTCCCCGAGACCCCCCCGCATCTCCGAAAGGTCACGACCTTTGGTCTGTAATGAACATGTTTGGGGGCCCAGGCAGCAGCGGTTACTTGGCACCCACCAATGTCCTCGGCCATGGAAAGAAGGATTCAACTGCTGGGGACTGTAGAGACACGCCGATGGACATTGACATCCTGGGTTTGTTAAAGAACTACAAGCCCCAAGACCTGGCAGCTCTCTACCAGCACTGGGGCTTTGTGGATCCCAGGCTCGACCAACAAG CAACACTGCAGTATAACCGCCATTTTGGAAATGAAGTCCATTCTTCTACAGAAGCCTCCAAACAG GCGAGCGGCTGTTCCCCTGCTTCCACCACCTCTCTCAGGAAGGGAACATGA